The DNA region GGGAAATCCCGCAAGATTAATAAGGGAGCTTTAAGGGATGAAAGTCGCATTAGTTGGTTATGGGTATTGGGGGATAAATTTAGCAAAAACAATTAATGCAAATCCAAATTTAGAGTTATATAGTATTTTTGATTTAAGTAAAGAGCGGATTAGCACAGCTAAAGAACAATATTCTTTTAAAGAATTTCAAAGCTATGAAGAGCTTTTGGGTGATGATAGTATCGAAGCTATTTTTATTGCAACTCCTCCACAAAGTCATTATCAAGTCGCTTATGCTAGTTTAGAAGCAGGAAAACATACTTTTGTTGAGAAGCCCTATACGACTAGTTTAGAAGAAGCCTATGCTCTAATTAATCTCGCAGAAAAGAAGAGTCTTATTACAATGGTGGATCATGTTTTTGTGTATTCTGAACCTGTAAAATACCTTAAAAGCAACATTCAAAAATTTGGGGACATTGTTTATATTAATGCACGTAGAATTAATCTTGGGCTATTTCAAAGTGCGGTGGATGTTTTGTGGGATTTGGCGGT from Helicobacter colisuis includes:
- a CDS encoding Gfo/Idh/MocA family protein — its product is MKVALVGYGYWGINLAKTINANPNLELYSIFDLSKERISTAKEQYSFKEFQSYEELLGDDSIEAIFIATPPQSHYQVAYASLEAGKHTFVEKPYTTSLEEAYALINLAEKKSLITMVDHVFVYSEPVKYLKSNIQKFGDIVYINARRINLGLFQSAVDVLWDLAVHDLSIIDYLVGLDIKRVSAFTKKYGSFPNSAFGDVNIELQNGILIGLNVSWLSPIKIREMIIGGTKLTALYDDTKQDKIKLYNAGVVLNEEFGKAKLYEKMVQYKYGEEEIPKISNKMSLDNSVKFFYDSIVSKKIPMENHRGIISVIKTLELISKIG